In Phenylobacterium zucineum HLK1, one DNA window encodes the following:
- a CDS encoding SapC family protein, producing MTNRVLLNNVDHADLRVIARHGPEFGDAINQALVFPTEFEALQREYPIFFRKDANGAFQAIVLLGLDRDENLFLDGGGWNARYVPAVQQRGPFSIVLQPPRAGEGGEPQPMIHVDLDHPRISREEGEPLFLPAGGHAPYLQHVSRVLGAIYDGLEVGGPFFAALDGLGLIEPVEVEAQVEGGRTYVIPGLFTVGEAGLAALGGEDLERLHRSGALRAAYAVRSSMANLQRLIDAKVCKEAGR from the coding sequence GTGACGAACAGGGTGCTGCTCAACAACGTCGATCATGCGGACCTGCGGGTGATCGCCCGGCATGGGCCGGAGTTCGGCGACGCGATCAACCAGGCGCTGGTGTTCCCGACCGAGTTCGAGGCGCTGCAGCGCGAGTACCCCATCTTCTTCCGCAAGGACGCCAACGGCGCCTTCCAGGCCATCGTCCTCCTGGGCCTAGACCGCGACGAGAACCTGTTCCTGGACGGCGGCGGCTGGAACGCCCGCTACGTGCCCGCCGTCCAGCAGCGGGGGCCCTTCTCGATCGTGCTGCAGCCGCCGCGGGCGGGCGAGGGCGGCGAGCCCCAGCCGATGATCCACGTCGATCTGGACCATCCGCGGATCAGCCGCGAGGAGGGCGAGCCGCTGTTCCTGCCCGCCGGAGGCCACGCGCCGTACCTGCAGCACGTCTCGCGGGTGCTGGGCGCCATCTACGACGGGCTGGAAGTGGGCGGCCCGTTCTTCGCAGCGCTGGACGGCCTGGGCCTCATCGAGCCGGTCGAGGTCGAGGCGCAGGTCGAAGGCGGGCGGACCTATGTGATCCCCGGCCTGTTCACCGTGGGGGAGGCCGGCCTCGCGGCCCTGGGCGGCGAGGACCTGGAGCGGCTGCACCGCTCGGGCGCCCTGCGCGCGGCCTACGCCGTGCGATCCTCGATGGCCAACCTGCAGCGCCTGATCGACGCCAAGGTCTGCAAGGAGGCGGGGCGGTGA
- a CDS encoding TonB-dependent receptor, with product MIRRKRLRNSASLLAISTALFAGAAAAQEAPAEVEEIVVTGFRASIEQALDIKRSSSGVVDAIVAEDIGKFPDTNLAESLQRIPGVAIDRSNGEGSEVTVRGFGGGFNLVTLNGRTLPTANVQTVGGDQNAEFQAATSRSFDFSNVASEGVSALEVYKTGRAAIPSGGIGATINVRTVRPLDAAEGLSGSIGVKGLYDTGVEESLDGADKITPELSGVVTWSDPSDMFGVSLFGSYQKRNFTSRSATANDWNIRRYSEFIDPANGFVRNNGTTQITNAPTDPDTLVAIPNDSRYHFAEGERERLNGYATVQFQPTENFTLTADALYAKNKVREHRNDQANWFNRPFDRVTFDDNPVVATAIFLQEALSGTKDAGFEQQYRATDDTLESYGLNGQWRFNDRITVSLDGHISKANSKPGARNGTNSTLVSIGAPIIAAHSVDFSGEAPVQTITINDALPRGNGNGVLDAGDLGSQVGRTFSQRQSQKVKEVRADVVWELDDDGSRLDFGVNYRDSDMRQANTVTQQDLGSWGISNPRDVEALAPGLVEQFCQACAFDDLDPGLSGAGLISFRADPIALYDTLSAAYLAQGNAININEQTDNRVGEKIWAAYGQLTWNGEIAGRSASMVAGVRYERTEVDATSLILVPRAIVWTADNDFIVSTSDQEEPVSGKGKYNNLLPALDFRVELREDLVARASFSRTIARPDFGQLFASIDADAPNRPTANGAIPLADSGNPNLEPLVSDNFDLSLEWYYKPGSFISAGVFEKRVDNFVGQGTFEGPLFDLRDPASGAAGTRSGLARQMLTDVGADQTDVNLFTATALIIQNGGDVAAAQAQFQANRTPLPGGGLGDLNQGFVDQILSSVDIEANASDPLFNFQIAQPINTRQAKIWGFELAGAHFFGDTGFGVAAAYTFVDGDIGFDIGADPGEDQFALLGLSDTANVTLIYEKYGVSARVAWNWRDKFLAQTNRGGDRNPVFVEAFDQVDLNVSYDITEDLAVSFEAINIFKERLRTHGRDKNQLWMVQELDTRYLLGARYRF from the coding sequence ATGATCCGGCGTAAACGTCTTCGTAATTCTGCTTCGTTGCTTGCGATCTCGACGGCTCTGTTCGCCGGCGCCGCCGCCGCCCAGGAGGCTCCGGCCGAGGTCGAGGAGATTGTGGTCACCGGCTTCCGGGCCTCGATCGAGCAGGCGCTCGACATCAAGCGCAGCAGCAGCGGCGTGGTGGACGCGATCGTCGCCGAGGACATCGGCAAGTTCCCCGACACCAACCTGGCCGAGTCGCTGCAGCGCATCCCGGGCGTGGCCATCGACCGCAGCAACGGCGAGGGGAGCGAGGTGACCGTCCGCGGCTTCGGCGGCGGCTTCAACCTGGTGACCCTGAACGGCCGCACCCTGCCGACCGCCAACGTCCAGACGGTCGGCGGCGACCAGAACGCCGAGTTCCAGGCCGCCACCAGCCGCTCGTTCGACTTCTCGAACGTCGCCTCGGAAGGCGTCAGCGCGCTGGAGGTCTACAAGACCGGCCGCGCCGCGATCCCGTCGGGCGGCATCGGCGCCACGATCAACGTGCGCACCGTCCGCCCGCTCGACGCGGCCGAAGGCCTCTCGGGCAGCATCGGCGTCAAGGGCCTCTACGACACCGGGGTCGAGGAGAGCCTCGACGGCGCAGACAAGATCACGCCCGAGCTGTCGGGCGTGGTCACCTGGAGCGACCCCAGCGACATGTTCGGGGTCAGCCTCTTCGGCAGCTATCAGAAGCGGAACTTCACCAGCCGCAGCGCCACCGCCAACGACTGGAACATCCGCCGCTATTCCGAATTCATCGATCCCGCGAACGGGTTCGTCCGCAACAACGGCACGACGCAGATCACCAACGCGCCGACCGACCCGGACACCCTGGTGGCGATCCCGAACGACAGCCGCTACCACTTCGCCGAGGGCGAGCGCGAACGGCTGAACGGCTACGCCACCGTGCAATTCCAGCCGACCGAGAACTTCACCCTCACGGCCGACGCCCTCTACGCCAAGAACAAGGTCCGCGAGCACCGGAACGACCAGGCCAACTGGTTCAACCGTCCGTTCGACCGGGTGACCTTCGACGACAACCCGGTGGTGGCGACGGCCATCTTCCTGCAGGAGGCCCTGTCGGGCACCAAGGACGCCGGCTTCGAGCAGCAGTACCGGGCGACCGACGACACCCTGGAATCCTACGGCCTGAACGGGCAGTGGCGGTTCAACGACCGGATCACCGTCTCGCTCGACGGCCACATCTCGAAGGCCAACAGCAAGCCCGGCGCCCGAAACGGGACCAACTCGACCCTGGTGTCGATCGGGGCGCCGATCATCGCCGCCCACTCGGTGGACTTCTCGGGCGAGGCCCCGGTCCAGACCATCACCATCAACGACGCCCTGCCGCGCGGCAACGGCAACGGCGTGCTCGACGCCGGCGACCTGGGCAGCCAGGTGGGCCGCACCTTCTCGCAGCGCCAGTCGCAGAAGGTGAAGGAGGTCCGCGCCGATGTGGTGTGGGAGCTGGACGACGACGGCAGCCGGCTGGACTTCGGGGTCAACTACCGCGACTCCGACATGCGCCAGGCGAACACCGTCACCCAGCAGGACCTCGGCAGCTGGGGCATCTCGAATCCGCGCGACGTCGAGGCGCTCGCCCCGGGGCTGGTCGAACAGTTCTGCCAGGCCTGCGCCTTCGACGACCTCGATCCGGGCCTCAGCGGCGCCGGCCTGATCTCGTTCCGCGCCGACCCGATCGCCCTCTACGACACGCTCTCCGCCGCCTATCTGGCGCAGGGCAACGCGATCAACATCAACGAGCAGACCGACAACCGGGTCGGCGAGAAGATCTGGGCCGCCTACGGCCAGCTGACCTGGAACGGCGAGATCGCCGGCCGCTCGGCCAGCATGGTCGCCGGCGTCCGCTACGAGCGGACCGAGGTGGACGCCACGTCGCTGATCCTGGTGCCGCGGGCGATCGTCTGGACGGCCGACAACGACTTCATCGTCTCGACGTCTGACCAGGAGGAGCCGGTCTCGGGCAAGGGCAAGTACAACAACCTCTTGCCGGCGCTCGACTTCCGCGTCGAGCTGCGGGAGGACCTCGTCGCCCGCGCCTCGTTCAGCCGAACCATCGCACGACCCGACTTCGGCCAGCTCTTCGCCTCCATCGACGCCGACGCGCCCAACCGGCCGACGGCCAACGGAGCGATCCCGCTCGCCGACTCGGGCAACCCGAACCTCGAGCCCCTGGTCTCGGACAACTTCGACCTCTCGCTGGAGTGGTACTACAAGCCCGGCAGCTTCATCTCGGCCGGCGTGTTCGAGAAGCGGGTCGACAACTTCGTCGGCCAGGGGACCTTCGAGGGGCCGCTGTTCGACCTGCGCGATCCGGCCTCCGGCGCCGCCGGCACGCGGTCGGGCCTGGCGCGGCAGATGCTGACCGACGTCGGCGCCGACCAGACGGACGTCAACCTGTTCACCGCCACCGCCCTGATCATCCAGAACGGCGGCGACGTGGCGGCGGCCCAGGCGCAGTTCCAGGCCAACCGGACCCCGCTGCCCGGCGGCGGCCTCGGCGACCTGAACCAGGGGTTCGTCGACCAGATCCTGTCGTCCGTCGACATCGAGGCCAACGCCAGCGACCCGCTGTTCAACTTCCAGATCGCCCAGCCGATCAACACCCGGCAGGCGAAGATCTGGGGCTTCGAGCTGGCGGGCGCCCACTTCTTCGGGGACACGGGCTTCGGCGTCGCCGCCGCCTACACCTTCGTGGACGGGGACATCGGCTTCGACATCGGCGCCGACCCCGGCGAGGACCAGTTCGCCCTCCTCGGCCTCAGCGACACGGCCAACGTGACCCTGATCTACGAGAAGTACGGCGTCTCGGCCCGCGTCGCCTGGAACTGGCGGGACAAGTTCCTGGCCCAGACCAACCGGGGCGGGGACCGCAACCCGGTGTTCGTGGAAGCCTTCGACCAGGTCGACCTGAACGTCAGCTACGACATCACCGAGGACCTGGCGGTCTCCTTCGAGGCGATCAACATCTTCAAGGAGCGCCTGCGGACCCATGGCCGCGACAAGAACCAGCTCTGGATGGTTCAGGAACTCGACACGCGATACCTTCTGGGCGCGCGGTACCGGTTCTAG
- a CDS encoding MFS transporter, translated as MSSAFLADVPPRPQAASAGFIAALAVAQVGAFLSFMPLLTILAPLKASAIDPGQKAWILAQVSFWGALTAGASNILAGALSDRTRSRFGRRRPWIALGAAGTAGSYFAIMMAGTTGGLVASVLLFQLCLNLMFGPLLALLADRVPTAQRGRAAAFIGLAPPAGAMAGALLAGMALPQDGVRYGAIAALLLASALPILLLAREAPTGPGLLQLSGPPRLKRRAAAAPPMTRDFAAAWASRLLIQTAITIVTLFALFNIQDRVAPPGGLAPEALLALLVVGSSLVQAIAGLAGGFLSDHLARRKPFVLAAGLLTAVASLALAFGPDWRLMALAFAVFGVSYGLFQALDAALITEVLPSARDAGAYLGLSNLANTLPQMIAPLAGAALLEAAHGYAWLYAAAAAAAAAGGLAVLAVRRAR; from the coding sequence GTGTCCAGCGCTTTCCTTGCAGATGTCCCGCCCCGGCCGCAAGCGGCCAGCGCCGGCTTCATCGCCGCGCTCGCGGTCGCGCAGGTGGGCGCCTTCCTCTCGTTCATGCCGCTGCTCACGATCCTCGCGCCGCTCAAGGCCTCGGCGATCGACCCCGGACAGAAGGCGTGGATCCTGGCCCAGGTCAGCTTCTGGGGGGCGCTGACCGCGGGCGCCTCGAACATCCTGGCCGGGGCGCTCAGCGATCGGACCCGCTCGCGCTTCGGGCGTCGCCGGCCCTGGATCGCGCTCGGCGCGGCGGGCACCGCCGGCTCCTATTTCGCGATCATGATGGCTGGGACCACCGGCGGGCTGGTGGCCTCGGTGCTGCTGTTCCAGCTGTGCCTGAACCTGATGTTCGGGCCGCTGCTGGCGCTGCTGGCCGACCGCGTGCCGACGGCCCAGCGCGGCCGCGCGGCGGCGTTCATCGGCCTGGCGCCGCCGGCCGGGGCGATGGCGGGCGCGCTGCTGGCGGGGATGGCCCTGCCGCAGGACGGCGTCCGCTACGGCGCTATCGCCGCCCTGCTGCTCGCCTCGGCCCTGCCCATCCTGCTGCTGGCGCGCGAAGCGCCCACCGGGCCGGGCCTGCTGCAGCTGAGCGGCCCGCCGCGGCTGAAGCGGAGGGCCGCCGCTGCCCCGCCCATGACCCGGGACTTCGCGGCCGCCTGGGCCTCGCGCCTGCTGATCCAGACCGCGATCACCATCGTGACGCTGTTCGCGCTGTTCAACATCCAGGACCGGGTCGCGCCGCCCGGCGGCCTCGCGCCCGAGGCCCTGCTGGCGCTCCTGGTGGTGGGCTCGAGCCTCGTGCAGGCCATCGCGGGCCTCGCCGGCGGTTTCCTCTCGGACCACCTCGCCCGCCGCAAGCCCTTCGTCCTCGCCGCCGGACTGCTGACGGCGGTGGCGTCACTCGCCCTGGCCTTCGGTCCCGACTGGCGGCTGATGGCCCTGGCCTTCGCCGTGTTCGGCGTCAGCTACGGCCTCTTCCAGGCGCTGGACGCGGCGCTGATCACCGAGGTGCTGCCCTCGGCGCGGGACGCCGGCGCCTACCTGGGCCTCAGCAACCTCGCCAACACCCTGCCGCAGATGATCGCGCCGCTGGCCGGGGCGGCGCTGCTGGAGGCCGCCCACGGCTACGCCTGGCTGTACGCCGCCGCCGCAGCGGCCGCCGCAGCGGGCGGCCTCGCCGTACTGGCCGTC
- a CDS encoding glycoside hydrolase family 3 protein: MGERLLRLACAAAALATGFAPGPAAPAEAIDPALWPAARSRGLVDPRTEAFVDELMGRMSLEEKVGQLIQGDTTTVRPEDLRDYPLGSVLAGGDSPPLGAPDRSPGQAWLDTARAFRKAAQELRPGRPYIPPIFGLDAVHGNNNVVGAVVFPHNIALGATRDPELIRRIGEVTAVEAAAVGIDWAFGPTVAVVRDDRWGRTYESYSEDPQLVATYARALVEGLQGAPRDWPALRNGRVVGSAKHFLGDGGTENGRDQGDNKDSEADLARVHAPGYAAAIDAGVMTVMASFSSWRGEKLHTHRGLLTDVLKGRMGFEGFVVGDWNAHGQAPGCTTETCPQAFNAGMDMLMAPDSWKGLYDNTLAQARSGAIPMARLDDAVRRILRVKVKAGLFGPRPLEGRLDLVGAPEHRAVARRAVRESLVLLKNNGGVLPVRGSARVLVAGSGAQDFGKQTGGWTLSWQGTGNRPSDFPNGETIWDGIRQAVEAGGGRAEFRADGEFQERPDVAVVVFGEDPYAEFQGDRPTLEYQPGAKSDLALLRRLKAHGLPVVAVFLSGRPMWVNPELNAADAFVAAWQPGTEGGGVADVLIGDARGRPRHDFRGKLSFSWPRRADQYRLNRGDPGYDPLFAYGYGLAYGDRTEVPALSEDPGVAAGVENLDRYLVGGRVVEPWRLVLRDAAGEAIAPSAGEAASPGGALSVRLVDAGGVQGAGRAFSWTGPGRAAFSGPAADLSRQANGDMTLLAAYRVDRRPAGEVRLGVGRASVPLGGILAAAPVGEWRTIKVRLACFRAAGDDLSAVASPAWIEAGAGLELSLGELRLAPNQNDGVCP, translated from the coding sequence ATGGGGGAGCGGCTCCTGCGCCTGGCCTGCGCCGCGGCGGCCCTGGCCACGGGCTTCGCGCCCGGCCCGGCCGCGCCCGCCGAGGCGATCGACCCGGCCCTGTGGCCGGCCGCGCGCAGCCGCGGCCTCGTCGATCCGCGCACCGAGGCGTTCGTCGACGAGCTGATGGGCCGGATGAGCCTCGAGGAGAAGGTGGGCCAGCTAATCCAGGGCGACACGACCACCGTCCGCCCCGAGGACCTTCGCGACTATCCCCTGGGATCGGTTCTGGCGGGCGGAGACAGCCCGCCCCTGGGCGCGCCCGACCGCTCGCCGGGCCAGGCCTGGCTCGACACCGCCCGCGCCTTCCGCAAGGCGGCGCAGGAGTTGCGGCCGGGACGCCCCTACATCCCCCCGATCTTCGGCCTGGACGCCGTGCACGGGAACAACAACGTCGTGGGCGCGGTGGTCTTCCCCCACAACATCGCCCTGGGCGCGACGCGCGATCCCGAGCTGATCCGCCGGATCGGCGAGGTCACCGCCGTCGAGGCCGCCGCCGTCGGGATCGACTGGGCGTTCGGGCCCACCGTCGCCGTCGTGCGCGACGACCGCTGGGGGCGCACCTACGAAAGCTATTCCGAGGACCCGCAGCTCGTCGCCACCTACGCCCGCGCCCTGGTCGAGGGGCTGCAGGGGGCGCCGCGCGACTGGCCCGCCCTGCGGAACGGGCGGGTGGTCGGGTCGGCCAAGCACTTCCTGGGCGACGGCGGCACCGAGAACGGCCGGGACCAGGGCGACAATAAGGACAGCGAGGCCGACCTCGCCCGCGTCCACGCGCCGGGGTACGCCGCGGCGATCGACGCCGGGGTCATGACGGTGATGGCCTCGTTCTCGAGCTGGCGGGGCGAGAAGCTGCATACCCACCGGGGCCTGCTCACCGACGTGCTGAAGGGTCGGATGGGCTTCGAGGGCTTCGTCGTCGGCGACTGGAACGCCCACGGCCAGGCGCCGGGCTGCACCACCGAGACCTGTCCCCAGGCCTTCAACGCCGGCATGGACATGCTGATGGCCCCCGACAGCTGGAAGGGGCTCTACGACAACACGCTCGCCCAGGCGCGGTCCGGCGCGATTCCGATGGCGCGGCTGGACGACGCCGTGCGCCGCATCCTCCGGGTGAAGGTCAAGGCGGGCCTGTTCGGTCCCCGGCCGCTGGAGGGCCGCCTCGACCTCGTGGGCGCGCCCGAGCACCGCGCGGTCGCGCGCCGGGCGGTGCGCGAGTCCCTCGTGCTGCTCAAGAACAACGGTGGCGTGCTGCCCGTGCGCGGCTCGGCCCGCGTGCTGGTGGCCGGCTCGGGGGCGCAGGACTTCGGCAAGCAGACCGGCGGCTGGACCCTCAGCTGGCAGGGGACCGGCAACAGGCCGTCCGACTTCCCGAACGGCGAGACCATCTGGGACGGGATTCGCCAGGCGGTGGAGGCCGGCGGCGGCCGGGCCGAATTCAGGGCGGACGGCGAGTTCCAGGAGCGGCCCGACGTGGCCGTCGTGGTCTTCGGGGAAGATCCGTATGCGGAGTTCCAGGGCGACCGTCCGACGCTGGAGTACCAACCGGGCGCCAAGTCCGACCTCGCCCTGCTGCGCAGGCTGAAGGCCCACGGCCTGCCGGTGGTGGCGGTGTTCCTCTCGGGCCGGCCGATGTGGGTGAACCCCGAACTGAACGCGGCCGACGCCTTCGTCGCCGCATGGCAGCCGGGGACCGAGGGCGGCGGAGTGGCGGACGTGCTGATCGGCGACGCCCGCGGCCGACCGCGGCACGACTTCCGCGGCAAGCTCTCGTTCTCCTGGCCCAGGCGGGCCGACCAGTACCGGCTGAACCGGGGCGATCCCGGCTACGATCCGCTGTTCGCCTACGGCTACGGCCTCGCCTATGGCGACCGGACCGAGGTTCCCGCCCTCTCGGAGGACCCCGGCGTCGCTGCCGGAGTGGAGAACCTGGACCGCTATCTCGTCGGCGGGCGGGTGGTGGAGCCCTGGCGGCTCGTGCTGCGCGACGCTGCCGGCGAGGCGATCGCGCCCAGCGCTGGCGAGGCGGCCTCCCCCGGCGGGGCGTTGTCCGTCCGGCTGGTGGATGCGGGCGGCGTGCAGGGCGCGGGCCGCGCCTTCTCCTGGACGGGCCCGGGCCGCGCCGCGTTCTCAGGTCCGGCGGCGGACCTCAGCCGCCAGGCGAACGGCGACATGACCCTGCTGGCCGCCTACCGGGTCGACCGGCGGCCGGCCGGCGAGGTGCGCCTGGGCGTCGGCCGCGCCAGCGTGCCGCTCGGGGGGATCCTGGCGGCCGCGCCCGTGGGCGAGTGGCGGACGATCAAGGTCCGGCTGGCCTGCTTCCGCGCCGCCGGCGACGACCTTTCGGCGGTGGCGAGCCCGGCCTGGATCGAGGCCGGCGCCGGCCTCGAACTCTCGCTGGGCGAGCTGCGCCTTGCGCCGAACCAGAACGACGGGGTGTGCCCGTGA
- a CDS encoding LacI family DNA-binding transcriptional regulator: MGAVTIYDVAERAGVSIKSVSRVLNGRPNVTEELRRKVQEAADALGYRPSLSARGLAGARSYLIAALVDAELTIEHWRSGRGNDYLSRMELGALMECRQAGYHLLIELVDVASPTLERDILAMVSSLRPDGLILTPPVSDSTVVLDALDSRGAAYVRLGAEREPSRGGRVWMDDRRAAYDMTVHLIRLGHRDIGFVVGHPRYAASRARRAGFEAAMGDHGLAVRAEWVAEGDFTFPSGLACAERILGAARRPTAIFASNDDMAFGVVQAAARLGLSIPRDLSVAGFDDAPGAQFSTPQLTTVRQPVSEMAEAAARMLIAGAAGQAAPGPAEVAYALVLRDSTAAPRG, encoded by the coding sequence GTGGGCGCGGTGACGATCTACGACGTGGCGGAGCGCGCGGGCGTCTCCATCAAGTCCGTCTCGCGGGTGCTGAACGGCCGGCCTAACGTGACCGAGGAGCTGCGCCGCAAGGTGCAGGAGGCCGCCGACGCCCTGGGCTACCGTCCCAGCCTGTCGGCCCGCGGCCTGGCCGGCGCGCGCTCGTACCTGATCGCCGCCCTGGTGGACGCCGAGCTGACCATCGAGCACTGGCGCTCGGGGCGCGGCAACGACTACCTCAGCCGCATGGAGCTGGGGGCGCTGATGGAGTGCCGCCAGGCCGGCTACCACCTGCTGATCGAGCTGGTGGACGTCGCCTCGCCGACCCTGGAGCGGGACATCCTGGCCATGGTCTCCTCGTTGCGGCCGGACGGGCTGATCCTGACGCCGCCGGTGTCGGATTCCACCGTGGTCCTCGACGCCCTCGACAGCCGCGGCGCGGCCTATGTGCGCCTGGGCGCCGAGCGCGAGCCCTCGCGCGGCGGCCGGGTCTGGATGGACGACCGCCGCGCCGCCTACGACATGACGGTCCACCTGATCCGCCTCGGGCACCGTGACATCGGCTTCGTCGTCGGACATCCGCGCTACGCCGCCAGCCGCGCCCGGCGCGCCGGGTTCGAGGCGGCCATGGGCGACCACGGGCTGGCCGTGCGGGCCGAGTGGGTCGCCGAGGGCGACTTCACCTTCCCCTCGGGGCTGGCCTGCGCCGAGCGGATCCTGGGCGCCGCCCGGCGACCGACGGCGATCTTCGCCAGCAACGACGACATGGCCTTCGGCGTGGTGCAGGCCGCCGCGCGGCTGGGCCTGTCGATCCCGCGGGACCTCTCGGTCGCCGGCTTCGACGACGCGCCCGGCGCCCAGTTCTCCACGCCCCAGCTCACGACCGTCCGCCAGCCGGTGTCCGAGATGGCGGAGGCGGCGGCCCGCATGCTGATCGCAGGCGCGGCGGGCCAGGCTGCGCCCGGTCCGGCCGAGGTGGCCTACGCCCTGGTCCTGCGCGACTCGACGGCCGCGCCTCGCGGCTGA